The Streptomyces achromogenes genome window below encodes:
- a CDS encoding sensor histidine kinase — translation MSGRRRPGPQKRRAGKPRTLRTRLVVVSVTLIAVVCAVIGTVTTLVLRDHLYGQLSERLGEVAARAAPRDGFGVPPDEAKNGATTHGQQQGKAQATDLDRLVKGPQSDSTVAAKVVNGTITESARGVKSQDDFSMSSKKLTKAQSKALNSVSRDDRTHTVTIPGLGDYLVKYASNDTSAYYVAIPTADVDKTINTLIVVEISLTVAGLVAAGLAGTVMVGVATRPLRKVAATATRVSELPLHTGEVNLSERVPESETDPHTEVGQVGAALNRMLNHVHGALHARQESETRVRQFVADASHELRTPLASIRGYAELTRRGREEVGPDTKHALGRIESEAGRMTLLVEDLLLLARLDAGRPLQFEQTDLVPLVIDTVSDARAAGDEHVWRLELPDEPALVSADSARLQQVLVNLLANARTHTPPGTTVTARVQRRGPWLCVDVQDDGQGIPPDLLPHVFERFARGDSSRSRASGSTGLGLAIVQAVATAHGGAVTVDSVPGQTVFTVHLPALGPVLPQPAPETNWQLDSQVEHSATTWVQQGA, via the coding sequence ATGAGCGGGCGACGACGGCCGGGTCCGCAGAAGAGACGAGCGGGAAAGCCGCGCACCCTGCGGACCCGGCTCGTCGTCGTGTCCGTGACCCTGATCGCCGTCGTCTGCGCGGTGATCGGCACGGTGACCACCCTGGTGCTGCGGGACCACCTGTACGGCCAGCTCAGCGAGCGCCTGGGTGAGGTGGCGGCGCGTGCGGCGCCCCGCGACGGCTTCGGGGTACCGCCCGACGAGGCGAAGAACGGTGCCACCACGCACGGCCAGCAGCAGGGCAAGGCGCAGGCGACCGACCTCGATCGGTTGGTCAAGGGCCCCCAGTCGGACAGCACCGTCGCGGCCAAGGTCGTGAACGGCACCATCACCGAGTCCGCGCGCGGCGTGAAGTCGCAGGACGACTTCTCGATGAGCAGCAAGAAGCTCACGAAAGCCCAGAGCAAGGCGCTCAACTCCGTCTCCCGGGACGACAGGACGCACACCGTGACGATCCCCGGACTGGGCGACTACCTCGTCAAGTACGCCAGCAACGACACCTCCGCCTACTACGTGGCCATCCCCACGGCCGACGTCGACAAGACCATCAACACCCTGATCGTCGTCGAGATCAGCCTCACCGTCGCCGGTCTCGTCGCGGCCGGTCTGGCCGGCACCGTCATGGTCGGCGTCGCCACCCGGCCGCTCCGCAAGGTCGCCGCCACCGCCACCCGGGTCTCCGAACTCCCCCTGCACACCGGCGAGGTGAACCTCAGTGAGCGGGTGCCGGAGTCCGAGACCGATCCGCACACCGAGGTCGGGCAGGTCGGCGCGGCCCTCAACCGGATGCTGAACCACGTCCACGGCGCGCTGCACGCCCGCCAGGAGAGCGAGACCCGGGTGAGGCAGTTCGTCGCGGACGCCAGTCACGAGCTGCGGACGCCCCTCGCCTCCATCCGCGGCTACGCCGAGCTGACCCGGCGCGGACGCGAGGAGGTCGGGCCCGACACCAAGCACGCGCTCGGCCGCATCGAGTCCGAGGCCGGCCGGATGACCCTCCTCGTCGAGGACCTGCTCCTGCTCGCCCGGCTCGACGCCGGCCGCCCGCTGCAGTTCGAGCAGACCGACCTCGTCCCCCTGGTCATCGACACCGTCAGCGACGCCCGCGCCGCCGGCGACGAACACGTCTGGCGCCTCGAACTCCCCGACGAGCCGGCCCTGGTCTCCGCCGACTCGGCGCGACTTCAACAGGTCCTCGTCAACCTCCTCGCCAACGCCCGGACGCACACCCCGCCCGGCACCACCGTCACCGCGCGCGTGCAGCGCCGCGGGCCGTGGCTGTGCGTGGACGTCCAGGACGACGGGCAGGGCATTCCGCCCGACCTGCTGCCGCACGTCTTCGAACGGTTCGCGCGCGGCGACTCCTCGCGCTCCCGCGCGTCCGGCTCGACCGGCCTCGGACTCGCCATCGTGCAGGCCGTCGCGACCGCGCACGGCGGCGCCGTGACCGTCGACAGCGTCCCCGGACAGACCGTGTTCACCGTGCACCTGCCCGCGCTCGGCCCGGTCCTGCCCCAGCCCGCCCCCGAAACGAACTGGCAACTCGACTCACAGGTCGAGCACAGTGCCACCACATGGGTGCAACAGGGCGCCTGA
- a CDS encoding response regulator transcription factor, with product MTTTSPQGRTELLRPDGSPVRVLVVDDELSITELLSMALRYEGWQIRSAGDGTGAIQTAREFRPDAVVLDMMLPDMDGLTVLGRLRRELPDVPVLFLTAKDAVEDRIAGLTAGGDDYVTKPFSLEEVVARLRGLIRRSGAADRRSDSMLVVGDLTLDEDSHEVSRAGANIHLTATEFELLRFLMRNPRRVLSKAQILDRVWSYDFGGQANVVELYISYLRRKIDAGREPMIHTRRGAGYLIKPAAS from the coding sequence ATGACCACGACCTCGCCCCAGGGGCGCACCGAACTGCTGAGGCCGGACGGGAGCCCCGTCCGCGTGCTGGTGGTGGACGACGAGCTGTCGATCACCGAGCTGCTGTCCATGGCCCTGCGCTATGAGGGATGGCAGATCCGGAGTGCCGGTGACGGCACGGGTGCGATCCAGACCGCCCGTGAGTTCCGGCCCGACGCCGTCGTCCTCGACATGATGCTGCCGGACATGGACGGGCTGACCGTCCTCGGGCGGCTGCGGCGTGAGCTGCCGGACGTCCCGGTGCTGTTCCTCACGGCCAAGGACGCCGTCGAGGACCGGATCGCCGGGCTCACCGCCGGCGGCGACGACTACGTCACCAAGCCGTTCAGCCTCGAGGAGGTCGTGGCCCGGCTGCGGGGGCTCATCCGGCGCTCCGGCGCCGCCGACCGGCGGTCCGACTCCATGCTGGTGGTCGGGGACCTGACCCTCGACGAGGACAGCCACGAGGTCTCACGGGCCGGCGCCAACATCCACCTCACCGCCACCGAGTTCGAGCTGCTGCGCTTCCTGATGCGCAACCCGCGGCGCGTGCTCAGCAAGGCGCAGATCCTGGACCGCGTGTGGTCGTACGACTTCGGCGGCCAGGCCAACGTCGTCGAGCTGTACATCTCCTACCTGCGGCGCAAGATAGACGCCGGACGTGAGCCGATGATCCACACCCGTCGTGGGGCCGGCTACCTGATCAAGCCCGCCGCGTCATGA
- a CDS encoding DUF2797 domain-containing protein, producing the protein MAQAWRCAGLRWSAAEGSALIWDGARPSPLTWGKRVSFGVVAGGVRQCVGARGNPCPVRAAVPGRSTGARCEECARLDRAHSVAADGIADDPRPYRVYLAWFGPGLVKVGITAAERGPVRLLEQGAVCFSWLGVGPLMAARRTEELLRAALRVPDRVPYAVKRAVRSTLPTGEEERAGELREVYGRAVQLGEWPQSLERAPFQPVDHVRAFGLAGAPAVLGEVSELVPGGSVSGELVAAAGPDLHLATDLHLATDLHLATGLPPVTGRSSVTGLPSAVGPASDAGARSTGRRGVVVLDTRLMRGWRLVPAGDGEVSFPVRQFRVAEHRQDGLF; encoded by the coding sequence ATGGCACAGGCATGGAGGTGCGCGGGGCTGCGGTGGTCGGCGGCGGAGGGTTCCGCGCTGATCTGGGACGGGGCCCGTCCTAGCCCGCTGACCTGGGGCAAGCGGGTCTCGTTCGGCGTGGTGGCGGGCGGTGTGCGGCAGTGTGTCGGGGCTCGGGGGAATCCGTGTCCGGTGCGGGCGGCCGTGCCGGGGAGGAGCACGGGGGCCCGGTGCGAGGAGTGCGCGCGGCTGGACCGGGCGCACTCCGTCGCGGCGGACGGGATCGCCGACGACCCGCGCCCCTACCGGGTGTATCTCGCCTGGTTCGGGCCCGGGCTCGTCAAGGTGGGGATCACGGCCGCCGAGCGGGGGCCGGTGCGACTGCTGGAGCAGGGCGCGGTCTGCTTCAGCTGGCTCGGCGTCGGGCCGTTGATGGCCGCCCGCCGCACCGAGGAACTGTTGCGGGCCGCGCTGCGCGTGCCGGACCGGGTCCCGTACGCCGTCAAGCGGGCGGTGCGGTCCACGCTGCCGACGGGGGAGGAGGAACGGGCGGGTGAGCTGCGCGAGGTGTACGGCCGGGCCGTGCAACTGGGCGAGTGGCCGCAGTCGTTGGAGCGCGCGCCGTTCCAACCGGTGGATCATGTACGGGCCTTCGGGCTCGCCGGGGCTCCGGCCGTGCTCGGCGAGGTGAGCGAGCTCGTGCCCGGCGGCTCGGTGAGCGGCGAGCTGGTGGCGGCCGCCGGCCCCGACCTGCATCTGGCCACCGACCTGCATCTGGCCACCGACCTGCATCTGGCCACCGGCCTTCCTCCGGTCACCGGCCGTTCTTCGGTCACCGGCCTTCCTTCGGCCGTCGGCCCCGCTTCCGACGCCGGCGCTCGTTCCACCGGCCGGCGAGGGGTGGTCGTACTCGACACACGGTTGATGCGGGGGTGGCGGCTGGTTCCCGCGGGAGACGGCGAAGTGAGCTTCCCGGTGCGGCAGTTCAGAGTGGCCGAGCATCGGCAGGACGGACTGTTCTGA
- a CDS encoding HGxxPAAW family protein codes for MAGHGYDEGHTIAGWTGVAIVAVGGSAVGVGVCVGSVPALAVGGVVLGLAALVTWGLHLAGWGKPPGVRPRSEWGMRVRDPWAREGHPGCVGCRLAGRGRTAVTALSVPGPTVAGDGTGMEVRGAAVVGGGGFRADLGRGPS; via the coding sequence ATGGCCGGGCATGGATACGACGAGGGGCACACGATCGCCGGATGGACCGGCGTGGCGATCGTGGCCGTCGGGGGCTCCGCGGTGGGCGTCGGCGTGTGCGTCGGCTCGGTGCCCGCGCTGGCCGTCGGCGGCGTCGTCCTCGGATTGGCCGCGCTGGTCACCTGGGGGCTGCATCTCGCCGGGTGGGGCAAGCCGCCGGGGGTGCGCCCGCGGTCGGAATGGGGGATGCGGGTACGGGACCCGTGGGCCCGGGAGGGGCATCCGGGGTGTGTCGGGTGCCGGCTCGCCGGGCGCGGGCGCACGGCCGTCACCGCGCTGTCGGTGCCGGGGCCTACCGTTGCGGGTGATGGCACAGGCATGGAGGTGCGCGGGGCTGCGGTGGTCGGCGGCGGAGGGTTCCGCGCTGATCTGGGACGGGGCCCGTCCTAG
- a CDS encoding MarR family winged helix-turn-helix transcriptional regulator — translation MTPEPPPPPPHPSPHSPPRPAATPAQALSAMDDLIAASMIGQQEMAQRLGLNVTDLTCFGYVLQAGEELLTAGDLAARVQVTTGAVTGILNRLERAGYVTRRADPKDRRRVRVAAVPSAVARAYALYEPHYVRLNALFADYSPEEIAVLTDWFTRATALANAYREELRLRHDPSE, via the coding sequence ATGACACCCGAGCCGCCGCCTCCGCCCCCGCACCCGTCCCCGCACTCGCCCCCCCGCCCCGCCGCCACCCCCGCCCAGGCGCTCTCCGCGATGGACGACCTCATCGCGGCCAGCATGATCGGGCAGCAGGAGATGGCCCAGCGCCTGGGCCTGAACGTCACGGACCTGACCTGCTTCGGCTACGTCCTCCAGGCCGGCGAGGAGCTCCTCACGGCCGGGGACCTCGCGGCACGCGTCCAGGTCACGACGGGTGCGGTGACCGGCATCCTCAACCGTCTGGAACGCGCCGGCTACGTCACCCGTCGCGCCGACCCCAAGGACCGCCGCCGGGTCCGCGTGGCGGCCGTCCCCTCGGCGGTGGCCAGGGCCTACGCCCTCTACGAGCCGCACTACGTCCGCCTGAACGCCCTCTTCGCCGACTACTCGCCGGAGGAGATCGCCGTCCTGACGGACTGGTTCACCCGCGCGACCGCCCTCGCCAACGCCTACCGCGAGGAACTGCGCCTCCGGCACGACCCGAGCGAGTGA
- a CDS encoding PadR family transcriptional regulator, whose translation MALRHAVLAALLDGEYSGYQLAKAFDVGVANFWHALPQQLYAELAKLEKEGLVAGRQVIQETRPNKRLFHVTDAGRAELEEFAAAVAKPSFIRDDLLVKVQVADRIGTASVIEQLEERASAAEAKIELLGKLLHQLRGDTDEEDFLRRGERIGPYLTCLRGLDFEQGHRDWCLRIATVLRERRTTHAER comes from the coding sequence ATGGCCTTGCGACACGCCGTGCTGGCGGCGCTGCTGGACGGTGAGTACAGCGGATACCAGCTGGCGAAGGCGTTCGACGTCGGCGTGGCGAACTTCTGGCACGCCCTGCCCCAGCAGCTGTACGCCGAACTGGCCAAACTGGAGAAGGAAGGGCTGGTCGCGGGTCGGCAGGTGATCCAGGAGACCCGTCCCAACAAGCGCCTGTTCCACGTCACCGACGCCGGACGCGCCGAACTGGAGGAGTTCGCCGCGGCCGTCGCGAAGCCCTCGTTCATCCGTGACGATCTGCTGGTCAAGGTCCAGGTCGCCGACCGCATCGGCACCGCATCGGTGATCGAACAGCTGGAGGAGCGGGCGTCGGCGGCCGAGGCCAAGATCGAGCTGCTCGGCAAGCTGCTGCACCAACTGCGCGGCGACACCGACGAAGAGGACTTCCTTCGCCGAGGCGAGCGGATCGGGCCGTATCTGACCTGTCTGCGCGGCCTCGACTTCGAGCAGGGCCACCGGGACTGGTGCCTGCGGATCGCAACAGTCCTGCGGGAAAGGCGGACGACTCATGCCGAGCGGTGA
- a CDS encoding SGNH/GDSL hydrolase family protein, whose protein sequence is MPSGDYVRYVALGDSQTEGVGDGDDTVGLRGFADRFAEHLAAVNPGLQYANLAVRGRTAGEVRAEQLGPALALRPDLATVVAGVNDLLRPRYDAAEVAGHLEDMFAALTDAGTHVVTLTFPDVGKIMPLARPVRSRVLDLNTRIRAAAARHGVAVAETGRQAVTTDPRMWTEDRLHASPLGHERIAAALAHAIHLPGTDDAWTLPLPPQRVPSRRQAAGAELRWAAAHLGPWLGRRLRGRSSGDGRTARRPRLLPLSPPPDSAAQTGPRDSP, encoded by the coding sequence ATGCCGAGCGGTGACTACGTGCGCTACGTCGCCCTGGGCGACAGCCAGACCGAAGGGGTGGGCGACGGGGACGACACCGTCGGCCTGCGCGGCTTCGCCGACCGGTTCGCCGAGCACCTCGCAGCCGTCAACCCCGGTCTCCAGTACGCCAATCTGGCCGTACGAGGACGCACCGCCGGCGAGGTCCGCGCCGAACAGCTGGGGCCCGCCCTGGCCCTGCGCCCCGACCTGGCCACCGTCGTCGCCGGCGTCAACGACCTGCTCCGGCCCCGGTACGACGCCGCGGAGGTGGCGGGACACCTCGAGGACATGTTCGCCGCGCTCACGGACGCCGGGACCCATGTGGTGACACTGACGTTCCCCGACGTCGGAAAGATCATGCCGCTGGCCCGGCCGGTCAGGTCCCGCGTGCTCGACCTCAACACCCGTATCCGTGCCGCGGCCGCCCGTCACGGCGTCGCTGTCGCCGAAACCGGCCGCCAGGCCGTCACCACCGACCCGCGGATGTGGACCGAGGACCGTCTCCACGCCAGCCCCCTCGGCCACGAACGGATCGCCGCGGCCCTCGCCCACGCCATCCACCTGCCCGGAACGGACGACGCCTGGACACTCCCCCTCCCCCCACAGCGGGTTCCCTCGCGTCGGCAGGCCGCAGGGGCCGAGCTGCGCTGGGCGGCCGCCCACCTCGGCCCCTGGCTCGGCCGCCGACTGCGCGGCCGGTCCTCCGGCGACGGCCGCACCGCCAGACGCCCCCGCCTCCTGCCTTTGAGTCCCCCGCCCGACTCCGCCGCGCAGACCGGCCCTCGGGACTCCCCGTAG
- a CDS encoding DUF2637 domain-containing protein: MDPSFARREWYSDAYSYGAGAGWNGGPADSVHTGGPPAASDPGWDPVEELAYLMQEAVTAEQTARVPPPRGEPASGGDFLDPMESLAQITAQLPPPRSSSAGHRRIRGGKLRLKWLQTGSFVIVALVAVIVAMVSVFGGMVAYRPLQNITSGAGHGMVPSWPLLVYGPWMVASLSILRTALHQRRAVHSWFIVLLFSSVAIMLCIAQADRTFTGIAGASLPALASLACFQQLVRQITLTLPPRQGTRRHRQ; this comes from the coding sequence GTGGACCCTTCGTTCGCGCGGCGTGAATGGTATTCCGACGCCTACTCCTACGGGGCGGGCGCCGGATGGAACGGCGGACCTGCCGACAGCGTGCACACGGGGGGTCCCCCGGCGGCGTCCGACCCGGGCTGGGATCCGGTGGAGGAACTCGCCTATCTCATGCAGGAGGCTGTCACCGCGGAGCAGACGGCCAGGGTGCCGCCACCGCGCGGCGAGCCCGCGTCGGGCGGCGACTTCCTCGACCCGATGGAGAGCCTCGCGCAGATCACCGCCCAGTTGCCGCCCCCTCGAAGCTCTTCCGCCGGTCATCGCAGGATCCGAGGCGGGAAACTCCGGCTCAAGTGGTTGCAGACGGGCAGCTTCGTGATCGTCGCACTCGTCGCCGTCATCGTGGCGATGGTCAGTGTCTTCGGCGGCATGGTGGCCTACAGGCCGCTGCAGAACATCACGTCCGGAGCGGGCCACGGAATGGTCCCGTCGTGGCCTCTCCTCGTGTACGGGCCCTGGATGGTGGCCTCTCTCTCCATCCTCCGGACCGCTCTGCATCAGCGCCGAGCCGTCCACTCGTGGTTCATCGTCCTGCTCTTCTCCTCCGTCGCGATAATGCTGTGCATCGCGCAGGCGGACAGGACCTTCACCGGCATCGCCGGGGCTTCGCTGCCGGCTCTCGCGTCCCTCGCCTGCTTCCAGCAGCTCGTCCGTCAGATCACCCTGACCCTGCCACCGCGACAGGGCACGCGCCGGCACCGCCAGTAG
- a CDS encoding HTTM domain-containing protein: MENEAQRSVSAGVDRWLADRITVVWNLLTGRPVSLYAASVLRIGYGLLYLIFLLREFPHRDEIWGPGSAWTPALAHQLFEQTGWFSVLVLSDSRAYFELCYVLALVTAALFMLGWRTRVLSVIFAVVVTSFHGRAIFMTDGGDNLVLLMSIYLVLTECGRRWSLDARRNGRKAARAGSAPAPAGSPFARQLRDARATLITAVHNCGMLVIAAQVCFLYGSAGLYKVQGAFWGGGTALHYVLNLELFQPWPAISHFVDEHTLVVAVAGYLTVLLQVAFPFVLFGRLKYPVLAMLLGMHTGIAVLMGLPLFSGAMIVADAVFLPDRFYTFLPHLCRRAVRRTDGSRPTPGPAGRPGAVPAQGGPGRVTGPTHRVVLPTGREDTTPAAESA; encoded by the coding sequence ATGGAAAATGAGGCGCAGAGGTCCGTGTCCGCCGGCGTCGACCGATGGCTCGCCGACCGGATCACCGTCGTGTGGAACCTCCTGACCGGCCGTCCGGTGTCCCTGTACGCGGCGTCGGTGCTGCGTATCGGCTACGGACTGCTCTACCTGATCTTTCTGCTGCGTGAGTTCCCGCACCGTGACGAGATCTGGGGTCCGGGTTCTGCGTGGACGCCCGCCCTGGCACACCAGCTCTTCGAGCAGACGGGCTGGTTCAGCGTTCTGGTCCTGTCCGACAGTCGCGCCTACTTCGAGCTCTGCTATGTGCTGGCGCTGGTCACGGCCGCACTGTTCATGCTGGGCTGGCGAACCCGTGTCCTGTCGGTCATCTTCGCCGTCGTGGTGACCTCGTTCCACGGCCGGGCGATCTTCATGACGGACGGGGGCGACAACCTGGTCCTGCTGATGTCCATCTACCTCGTCCTCACCGAGTGCGGCCGGCGCTGGTCCCTGGACGCACGCAGAAACGGGCGGAAGGCGGCGCGTGCGGGCAGCGCGCCGGCACCGGCCGGGAGTCCCTTCGCCCGGCAACTCCGTGATGCCCGAGCCACTTTGATCACGGCGGTGCACAACTGCGGCATGCTCGTCATCGCGGCGCAGGTCTGTTTTCTCTACGGTTCAGCCGGCCTGTACAAGGTCCAGGGTGCCTTCTGGGGCGGTGGCACCGCGCTCCATTACGTCCTGAACCTCGAACTGTTCCAGCCCTGGCCCGCCATCTCGCACTTCGTGGACGAACACACGCTCGTGGTCGCCGTCGCCGGCTACCTGACCGTGCTCTTGCAGGTGGCCTTCCCGTTCGTGCTCTTCGGCAGGCTCAAGTATCCCGTCCTGGCCATGCTGCTGGGCATGCACACCGGCATCGCCGTGCTGATGGGGCTGCCTCTCTTCTCCGGCGCGATGATCGTCGCCGACGCCGTGTTCCTTCCCGATCGCTTCTACACCTTCCTGCCCCACCTCTGCCGACGCGCGGTGCGGCGGACGGACGGCAGCCGGCCGACGCCCGGACCAGCGGGACGCCCCGGAGCCGTACCCGCGCAAGGCGGGCCGGGCCGTGTGACCGGCCCGACGCATCGAGTCGTGCTCCCGACGGGGCGGGAAGACACCACGCCTGCCGCCGAGTCCGCGTAG
- a CDS encoding DUF5819 family protein — protein MKEVQHSESGPVVQECPDATAVPPKLPRGARALKSGLCVTVVLCLAASVVHVSLVFLHVAPANTISKRYSPLINSWVYPFFEQNWRLFAPDPESVNRQILARTAHTGSDGSFQVSPWFDLTAVDRSAVVHDPFPSHTAQNMLRRAWAGYVDSHGGDDKARTERALMMQKYLGNIAADRAAARRSDPFDFIQLRVVTLPIPVSGPAAGNRPPMPADNRLLPWWKVTRHGK, from the coding sequence GTGAAGGAAGTTCAGCACTCCGAATCAGGTCCGGTCGTGCAGGAATGTCCTGACGCAACGGCCGTGCCGCCCAAGCTGCCGAGAGGTGCCCGTGCGCTGAAATCCGGACTGTGCGTCACCGTGGTCCTGTGCCTGGCGGCGAGTGTCGTCCATGTGTCTCTGGTGTTTCTCCACGTGGCGCCGGCCAACACCATCTCCAAGAGATACAGCCCGTTGATCAATTCATGGGTGTACCCCTTCTTCGAACAGAATTGGCGGCTTTTCGCTCCGGACCCCGAATCCGTCAACCGGCAGATTCTGGCGAGAACCGCACACACCGGCTCCGACGGATCGTTCCAGGTGAGTCCCTGGTTCGACCTGACCGCCGTGGACCGTTCCGCAGTCGTGCATGACCCGTTCCCGAGTCACACGGCACAGAACATGTTGCGCCGCGCCTGGGCCGGTTACGTCGACTCGCATGGAGGAGACGACAAGGCGCGCACCGAACGCGCCCTGATGATGCAGAAGTACCTCGGCAACATCGCCGCGGACCGCGCTGCCGCCCGGAGGAGCGACCCCTTCGACTTCATCCAGCTGCGCGTCGTCACCCTGCCCATCCCCGTGAGCGGCCCCGCCGCCGGCAATCGCCCGCCGATGCCGGCCGACAACCGGCTTCTGCCCTGGTGGAAGGTGACCCGCCATGGAAAATGA
- a CDS encoding ice-binding family protein — translation MVFLTPTAASAIALPVPLGTAATYSVLAGQGVTNTGNSVLAHDLGTHPNGAITGFPPGQVGGAIHPADAAALKAKADLLVGYNNAAGQAVDFPLPAGIGGGPALLPGVYHATAGVGITGDLVLDGQGSSDAVWVFQIPESLTTATSSRILLTNGASACNVFWQIGEDASLGVTTSFVGTLMAENSITVNQGTNVEGRLLAEVGSVTLNNNRVFLGSCAAATAGGATAGTGGPAAPTTSGGLLGGGLVSGGLVTGGVLGGPIVGTGGTSGITAGNSSGNTSGNTAGNNAGNTAGNTTGGNTAGNSAGNTTGGNGPGGNDHAPGGPGTGGNGGNGKHDHGGKLDLGQYIHPGKPDHGREDHGREDHGQDDHGNYDHGQDDHGNYDHGQDDHGKQSDENFGYDDVPKSHGGDDHSQSYEG, via the coding sequence ATGGTCTTCCTGACGCCGACGGCCGCGTCGGCGATCGCATTGCCCGTGCCTCTGGGCACCGCCGCCACTTACTCCGTTCTGGCGGGTCAGGGAGTCACCAACACCGGCAACTCGGTGCTCGCGCACGACCTCGGGACGCACCCGAATGGGGCCATCACCGGATTCCCGCCCGGTCAGGTGGGAGGCGCCATCCACCCTGCGGACGCCGCGGCCCTCAAGGCCAAGGCCGACCTGCTCGTGGGGTACAACAACGCCGCCGGCCAGGCCGTGGACTTCCCGCTACCGGCGGGAATCGGCGGAGGTCCGGCGCTGCTTCCCGGCGTTTACCACGCCACAGCCGGTGTCGGCATCACCGGCGACCTGGTCCTGGACGGCCAGGGCAGCTCCGACGCGGTCTGGGTGTTCCAGATTCCCGAGTCCCTGACGACGGCGACCTCCAGCCGGATTCTCCTCACCAACGGCGCTTCGGCGTGCAACGTGTTCTGGCAGATCGGCGAGGACGCGTCGCTCGGCGTCACGACCAGCTTCGTGGGCACCCTCATGGCCGAGAACTCGATCACCGTGAACCAGGGAACGAACGTCGAGGGCCGGCTGCTGGCCGAGGTGGGCTCTGTGACCCTCAACAACAACCGGGTCTTCCTCGGCAGCTGCGCGGCCGCCACCGCTGGTGGAGCGACTGCGGGCACCGGCGGCCCCGCCGCCCCCACCACCAGTGGAGGGCTCCTCGGCGGCGGCCTCGTCAGCGGTGGCCTCGTGACCGGTGGCGTCCTGGGCGGGCCCATCGTCGGGACCGGCGGCACCTCGGGCATCACCGCCGGCAACTCGTCCGGAAACACCTCGGGCAACACGGCCGGGAACAACGCCGGCAACACCGCCGGGAACACCACCGGCGGGAACACCGCAGGCAACAGCGCCGGAAACACCACCGGCGGAAACGGCCCCGGCGGGAACGACCACGCGCCGGGCGGGCCGGGCACCGGCGGCAACGGCGGCAACGGAAAGCATGACCACGGCGGCAAGCTCGACCTCGGGCAGTACATCCACCCCGGTAAGCCCGACCACGGCCGGGAAGACCACGGCCGGGAAGACCACGGCCAGGACGATCACGGCAACTACGACCACGGCCAGGACGATCACGGCAACTACGACCACGGCCAGGACGATCACGGTAAGCAGTCGGACGAGAACTTCGGCTACGACGACGTGCCCAAGAGCCACGGGGGCGACGACCACTCCCAGAGTTACGAGGGCTAG
- a CDS encoding DUF5994 family protein: MIPTTPLLPVRLLADTGREPILPGTAVLRMETTSRRTGTFDGAWWPRSRDLGSQLSGLLAVLSARLGPLARVGLDAGAWDERPGQLVLDGRTVRIDWSAVSDDTMIVTRGDQDHFMFLVIPPQTAPSLARAAMAMAVRDDNDASAERILAATGVTPADRTPVLPGTAGW, encoded by the coding sequence GTGATCCCCACGACCCCCCTGCTCCCGGTCAGGCTCCTGGCGGACACCGGCAGGGAGCCGATACTCCCCGGCACCGCAGTCCTGCGGATGGAGACCACGTCCCGGCGCACGGGGACGTTCGACGGTGCGTGGTGGCCGCGTTCACGTGACCTCGGGAGTCAACTGTCCGGACTACTCGCCGTGTTGAGCGCCCGGCTGGGTCCACTCGCCCGTGTCGGCCTCGACGCGGGCGCCTGGGACGAGAGGCCGGGCCAGCTGGTCCTCGACGGTCGTACCGTCCGCATCGACTGGTCGGCCGTCAGCGACGACACCATGATCGTCACTCGGGGCGACCAGGACCACTTCATGTTCCTGGTGATCCCTCCGCAGACGGCTCCCTCGCTCGCTCGCGCCGCGATGGCCATGGCCGTACGGGACGACAACGACGCCTCGGCCGAACGGATTCTCGCCGCCACCGGCGTCACCCCCGCCGACCGGACGCCCGTACTGCCCGGCACTGCCGGCTGGTAG